Proteins found in one Quercus robur chromosome 2, dhQueRobu3.1, whole genome shotgun sequence genomic segment:
- the LOC126715610 gene encoding CBL-interacting serine/threonine-protein kinase 6-like, producing the protein MGDNKCKDGNSTLLHGKYELGRLLGHGTFAKVYRARNLQSGKSVALKVVSKEKVIQVGMMEQIKREISVMKMVRHPNIVELHEVLAGKSKIYFAMELVRGGELFSKIAKGRLREDVARVYFQQLISAIDFCHSRGVYHRDLKPENLLLDEEGNLKVTDFGLSAFTDHLKQDGLLHTTCGTPAYVAPEVIGKKGYDGATADLWSCGVILFVLLAGFLPFQDNNLVAMYNKIYRGDFKCPPWFSLEARRLVTKLLDPNPMTRITIAKIRDSFWFKKSLPKSILTKEEQKFQEYEKSPFKDSETLNAFHIILLSEGLDLSPLFEEKKVEEKEELRFATTSPTSSVISTLEEMAAKSGNFSVKKSESRVRLQGNECGRKGKLAIEAEIFAMTPSFLVVEVKKNNGDTLEYYQFCSKELRPALKDIFWISPTDNSALC; encoded by the coding sequence atgGGTGACAACAAGTGTAAAGATGGTAATTCAACGTTGCTACATGGGAAATACGAGCTGGGTCGGCTTCTGGGTCATGGTACTTTCGCCAAGGTGTACCGTGCCAGAAACTTACAGTCCGGGAAGAGCGTGGCGTTGAAGGTTGTGAGCAAAGAGAAAGTGATCCAAGTGGGTATGATGGAGCAGATCAAGAGAGAAATCTCGGTGATGAAGATGGTACGGCATCCAAACATAGTCGAGCTCCACGAAGTTTTGGCGGGCAAATCCAAGATCTACTTCGCCATGGAACTCGTCCGTGGAGGCGAGCTTTTCTCGAAAATCGCTAAGGGTCGGCTTAGAGAAGACGTGGCGAGAGTCTATTTCCAACAACTCATCTCCGCCATCGATTTCTGTCACAGCCGCGGTGTCTACCACCGAGACCTCAAGCCTGAGAACTTGCTCTTAGACGAAGAAGGTAATTTGAAAGTCACTGATTTTGGTCTCAGCGCTTTCACTGATCATTTGAAGCAAGATGGGTTGCTACACACAACGTGTGGCACACCGGCTTATGTGGCGCCGGAGGTGATTGGAAAGAAAGGCTACGATGGTGCTACAGCTGATCTTTGGTCCTGTGGAGTTATCCTGTTTGTTCTTCTAGCTGGGTTTTTGCCATTTCAGGACAATAATCTTGTGGCCATGTATAATAAGATTTACAGAGGTGACTTCAAGTGTCCACCATGGTTTTCTTTAGAAGCTCGAAGGCTAGTCACGAAGCTTCTCGATCCGAATCCGATGACAAGAATCACAATCGCGAAAATCAGGGAttctttttggttcaaaaagtCATTACCCAAGTCAATCCTAACTAAAGAGGAGCAAAAGTTTCAGGAGTACGAGAAGTCACCATTCAAAGATTCCGAGACTCTGAATGCGTTCCACATAATATTGTTGTCCGAAGGGTTAGATTTGTCGCCGCTGTTCGAAGAGAAGAAAGTGGAGGAGAAGGAGGAGCTGAGGTTCGCGACGACGAGCCCGACAAGCAGTGTGATATCGACGCTGGAGGAGATGGCAGCGAAGAGTGGGAATTTCAGTGTGAAGAAGAGCGAGTCGAGGGTGAGACTTCAAGGAAACGAGTGTGGACGTAAAGGGAAACTGGCTATTGAGGCGGAGATTTTTGCCATGACGCCGTCGTTTCTAGTGGTGGAGGTGAAGAAAAACAATGGCGATACCTTGGAATACTACCAGTTCTGCAGTAAGGAGCTCCGGCCGGCTCTTAAAGACATCTTTTGGATCTCGCCCACCGACAATTCCGCTCTATGTTAG